In the Chryseobacterium sp. MYb264 genome, one interval contains:
- a CDS encoding DUF3098 domain-containing protein, translating to MSKKTNKFSAESFGKETAETTQENNFYFGQQNFKWMLIGLACIVAGFLLMMGADANTVDGKYDPHSWNEGIFSFRRIRIAPMLVVAGFVIEVYAILKRK from the coding sequence ATGAGCAAAAAAACAAATAAATTTTCGGCTGAAAGTTTTGGTAAAGAAACCGCTGAAACCACTCAGGAAAACAATTTTTACTTCGGGCAGCAGAACTTTAAATGGATGCTGATCGGGTTGGCGTGTATTGTTGCAGGGTTTCTTCTGATGATGGGGGCAGATGCCAACACTGTGGATGGAAAATATGATCCGCACTCATGGAATGAGGGGATTTTCTCGTTCCGCAGGATCAGAATTGCTCCAATGCTGGTGGTTGCAGGTTTTGTGATCGAGGTATATGCGATTTTAAAAAGAAAATAA
- the rsmA gene encoding 16S rRNA (adenine(1518)-N(6)/adenine(1519)-N(6))-dimethyltransferase RsmA — protein sequence MSVKAKKHLGQHFLTDENIARKIVEGLSFEGYNNIMEVGPGMGVLTKYLLEKNQNIYLAEIDTESIDYLKNNYSQVTESNFVGDFLKQDFTFINKEQIAIIGNFPYNISSQILFQIIDHYEIIPEMVGMFQKEVAERTAASPRTKDYGILSVLIQAYYDTSYMFTVHENVFNPPPKVKSGVIRITRNPKAGLAGNEILFKQIVKTGFNQRRKKLSNALKPLNIPEALKTHEFMDKRAEELSVADFIAFTQLWKENQ from the coding sequence TTGAGTGTAAAAGCAAAAAAACATCTCGGCCAGCACTTCCTGACCGATGAGAACATCGCCAGAAAAATCGTAGAAGGTCTTAGCTTTGAAGGCTATAACAATATCATGGAAGTAGGTCCCGGCATGGGAGTTCTTACCAAATATCTTCTGGAAAAAAATCAGAATATCTATCTTGCAGAAATCGATACAGAGTCGATCGACTACCTTAAAAACAACTATTCCCAAGTGACGGAAAGCAATTTTGTCGGAGATTTCCTGAAACAGGATTTCACCTTTATCAACAAAGAACAGATTGCCATTATCGGAAACTTTCCCTATAATATTTCTTCACAGATTTTATTTCAGATCATCGATCATTATGAGATCATTCCCGAAATGGTAGGCATGTTTCAAAAGGAAGTAGCGGAAAGAACAGCCGCCAGTCCGAGAACAAAGGATTACGGAATACTGTCTGTCTTAATTCAGGCCTATTACGATACGTCTTATATGTTTACGGTACATGAAAATGTATTTAACCCACCTCCAAAAGTAAAATCAGGAGTGATTCGGATCACAAGAAATCCGAAAGCAGGTTTAGCCGGAAATGAAATATTATTTAAGCAAATCGTAAAAACAGGCTTTAACCAAAGAAGAAAAAAGCTCTCCAATGCATTAAAACCGTTAAATATCCCGGAAGCCCTGAAAACTCACGAATTCATGGATAAAAGAGCCGAAGAGTTAAGTGTGGCAGACTTTATTGCATTCACTCAGCTTTGGAAAGAAAACCAATAA
- a CDS encoding IS1182 family transposase, with product MLIQQEKLPLSAYSGLYDLIVPKENLLRKINELIDFSFIYDELLSKYCLNNGRNAESPVRMFKYLLLKSIYTVSDVDVVERSRYDMSFKYFLDMTPEEDVINPSSLTKFRKLRLKDSDLLSLLIGKTVSIAIEKGIIKSRSIIVDATHTLSMSNPFSTIEVLRERSKLLRKTVYQFDEEFKTKMPSKNIENDLNKELDYCRELEKRIENEASIREIPAVKEKLNLLKETVRDTGEQMVFSKDADAKTGHKSADSSFFGYKTHLAMSEERIITAAVVTSGEKGDGPELPKLLQMSQDNGMEVDAIIGDAAYSGKENLKIAGEQNIKIVARLNPSITQGFRKDEDRFDYNKDADRFVCPAGHLAIRKARGGKKHVGGNQVDTYYFDIEKCKVCPLKEGCYKEGAKSKTYSVSIKSDLHKEQMIFQESDYYKEKSKHRYKIEAKNSELKNVHGYDRAIANGIENMQMQGAMAIFTVNLKRILKLI from the coding sequence ATGTTAATACAGCAAGAAAAACTTCCGTTGAGTGCCTATTCCGGTTTGTATGATTTAATTGTACCGAAGGAAAACCTTCTTAGAAAAATTAATGAGCTGATTGATTTTTCTTTCATCTATGATGAGCTTTTGAGCAAATACTGCTTAAACAATGGTCGCAATGCTGAAAGTCCGGTACGGATGTTTAAATACCTGCTTTTAAAAAGTATTTATACAGTTTCTGATGTAGATGTGGTAGAGCGTTCCCGGTATGATATGTCCTTTAAATATTTCTTGGATATGACTCCGGAAGAAGATGTAATCAATCCCAGTTCCCTTACAAAATTCAGAAAACTGCGTTTGAAAGATAGTGATCTTTTAAGCTTGCTCATTGGTAAAACCGTGAGTATTGCGATTGAAAAAGGCATCATCAAATCCAGATCCATCATTGTAGATGCCACTCACACCTTGTCGATGAGCAATCCTTTTTCAACGATAGAAGTATTGCGGGAGCGCTCAAAACTGCTTCGCAAGACCGTTTATCAGTTTGATGAAGAATTTAAAACTAAAATGCCCTCAAAAAATATTGAAAATGATTTAAACAAAGAATTGGATTATTGCAGAGAACTCGAAAAACGCATTGAAAACGAAGCTTCTATCAGGGAGATTCCTGCTGTAAAGGAGAAGCTGAATCTTTTGAAGGAAACAGTGAGAGACACCGGGGAGCAGATGGTTTTTTCAAAAGATGCCGACGCTAAAACGGGTCACAAATCGGCTGACAGTTCTTTTTTCGGATACAAAACGCACTTGGCGATGAGCGAAGAGCGGATTATTACGGCGGCCGTGGTAACTTCGGGAGAAAAAGGCGACGGCCCGGAACTGCCAAAATTACTGCAGATGAGCCAGGACAACGGGATGGAGGTAGATGCCATCATTGGTGACGCTGCTTACAGCGGAAAAGAAAATCTGAAAATTGCGGGCGAACAAAATATTAAAATAGTAGCCAGACTTAATCCTTCCATCACCCAGGGTTTTCGAAAAGATGAAGACCGTTTTGATTACAATAAAGATGCCGACCGTTTTGTGTGTCCTGCAGGGCATTTGGCGATTCGCAAAGCTCGTGGCGGGAAGAAACACGTAGGCGGAAATCAAGTGGATACCTATTATTTTGATATTGAAAAATGCAAGGTTTGCCCATTAAAAGAAGGATGTTATAAAGAAGGAGCAAAATCTAAAACTTATTCGGTTTCCATAAAATCAGACTTACATAAGGAGCAAATGATTTTTCAGGAAAGCGATTATTACAAAGAAAAATCGAAACACCGCTATAAAATCGAAGCCAAAAACAGCGAGCTTAAAAACGTACACGGCTACGACAGGGCGATTGCAAATGGTATTGAAAATATGCAAATGCAGGGTGCAATGGCTATTTTCACTGTCAATTTGAAGAGAATCCTGAAATTAATATAG
- a CDS encoding cell division protein FtsX, producing MAKSVDEFNKKRLRSSNITVVISIALVLFLLGLMGLILINAQKYSDYIKEQLVVNAYFDENYDAKDSVKIAKMEAEVLKEVQTLAPVKKATYISREVASKEAKKSMGIDTDALFEENIFPSSIEIALKPEYVDPAKIDGAIKAIKGVPGILEVKNDSTLMVDVYNNLSRILKWILGFSILFLILAVVLINNSIRLKIFSKRFIIKTMQLVGAKRRFILKPFIIEAVILGAIGSVIGLLALFGVWYYFTSQIGSAFVQDNNQYFWLVLMVIGVGIFITVLSTVIATWRFLRSNVDDLYYS from the coding sequence ATGGCTAAATCTGTAGATGAATTTAATAAAAAAAGGCTTAGATCCAGCAATATTACAGTGGTGATAAGTATTGCCTTAGTGTTGTTTTTGTTGGGGTTAATGGGGCTTATTTTAATTAATGCTCAAAAGTATTCCGACTATATCAAGGAACAATTGGTGGTGAATGCTTATTTTGATGAAAATTATGATGCCAAAGATTCTGTAAAAATTGCTAAAATGGAGGCTGAGGTCTTAAAGGAAGTGCAGACCCTGGCTCCTGTAAAAAAGGCAACGTATATTTCCAGAGAGGTGGCTTCCAAAGAAGCAAAAAAAAGCATGGGAATTGATACAGATGCGCTTTTCGAAGAAAATATTTTTCCATCGTCTATAGAGATTGCTTTGAAGCCGGAATATGTAGATCCCGCGAAGATTGACGGAGCTATTAAGGCTATTAAAGGGGTTCCTGGAATTCTGGAAGTGAAGAATGACAGTACACTAATGGTGGATGTATATAATAATCTGAGCAGAATTCTGAAATGGATTTTAGGTTTTTCCATTCTGTTTTTAATTCTGGCGGTGGTTTTAATTAACAACTCCATTCGTCTGAAAATATTTTCGAAAAGATTTATTATTAAAACGATGCAGCTGGTAGGGGCAAAGAGAAGATTTATCCTGAAACCGTTTATTATAGAAGCCGTTATTTTAGGAGCTATAGGTTCTGTAATCGGACTGCTGGCACTGTTTGGTGTTTGGTATTATTTCACAAGCCAGATTGGATCTGCATTTGTTCAGGACAATAATCAATACTTCTGGCTGGTGCTTATGGTGATTGGTGTAGGTATTTTTATTACGGTTTTAAGTACGGTGATAGCCACCTGGAGATTCTTAAGATCTAATGTTGACGATTTATATTACTCTTAA
- a CDS encoding DMT family transporter, with protein sequence MKNYTLTFAILTVAIVWGTTFLSIRVAVETIPAWFVAGIRQFLAAIIMLIILVYRKQFKWIGWKNLKYQLIFSLLMLVIANGLTTVAEETLTSSLTSLISATSPILVFLGSVALGLQKFTFRALIGILMCFSGILFIFWDGIKDLANPDYRFGILLLFIAILGWASGTIFTKKLNIQSSNISLNLFYQFAFAGILQIIFAFTFLENYNFENWTLKSISAMLYLSLFGSVAAFFCYHYALTKVSPVQVSILAYINTIISIFLSWLILDEQISAKFIIAAVLIIAGVFVINYNREMFKKQRIE encoded by the coding sequence TTGAAAAACTATACACTCACCTTCGCCATTCTTACGGTTGCCATTGTTTGGGGAACCACATTCCTATCCATTCGGGTTGCAGTAGAAACCATTCCCGCTTGGTTTGTGGCAGGAATCCGACAGTTTTTGGCGGCGATTATTATGTTGATTATCTTGGTTTACAGAAAACAGTTCAAATGGATTGGCTGGAAAAATCTGAAATATCAACTTATTTTCTCTTTGTTGATGCTGGTTATTGCCAACGGATTAACAACGGTTGCCGAAGAAACTTTAACGAGCAGTTTAACCTCATTAATAAGTGCCACCTCGCCTATTTTGGTATTTTTAGGAAGTGTTGCGCTTGGTTTACAAAAGTTCACTTTTCGGGCTCTGATAGGAATTCTCATGTGTTTTAGCGGAATTCTCTTTATTTTTTGGGACGGAATTAAAGATCTCGCCAATCCGGATTACAGATTCGGAATACTTCTATTATTCATAGCTATTTTAGGTTGGGCTTCCGGAACTATTTTCACCAAAAAACTGAATATCCAGAGCAGTAATATTTCGTTAAATCTCTTTTATCAGTTTGCCTTTGCCGGAATTCTGCAGATTATTTTTGCTTTCACTTTTCTAGAAAATTATAATTTCGAAAACTGGACTTTGAAAAGTATTTCAGCCATGTTGTATTTATCGCTTTTTGGTTCGGTGGCAGCATTTTTCTGCTATCATTATGCACTAACGAAAGTTTCACCCGTACAGGTTTCTATTTTAGCCTATATCAATACTATTATTTCAATATTTTTAAGTTGGTTGATCTTGGATGAACAAATTTCTGCTAAATTTATCATTGCAGCCGTTTTAATTATCGCAGGAGTTTTTGTGATTAATTATAATCGGGAAATGTTTAAAAAACAGAGAATTGAATAA
- a CDS encoding undecaprenyl-diphosphate phosphatase — protein sequence MDLIKAIIIAIIEGLTEYLPISSTAHMGFTANLMGLEETEFLKMFQVSIQFGAILSVVVAYWKKFFDLNNLKFYYKLAFAVVPALVLGYLFDDKIEAVLGNQIAISSVLVLGGVVLLFADRWFKNPKIDDEKGITIKNAVTIGFWQCLAMMPGTSRSAASIIGGMAQGLTRKAAAEFSFFLAVPTMLAVTVYSVFVKTWGKETPNPQKGYEMILASQDHIMIFIVGNVVAFIVALIAIKAFIGVLNKYGFKPWGWYRIFVGLALLIYFYFFK from the coding sequence ATGGATTTAATCAAAGCAATAATTATTGCCATTATTGAGGGACTTACGGAATATCTTCCGATCTCTTCCACTGCCCATATGGGATTTACTGCCAATTTGATGGGACTTGAAGAAACTGAGTTTTTAAAAATGTTTCAGGTTTCGATTCAATTTGGAGCCATTTTATCAGTTGTTGTGGCGTACTGGAAAAAATTCTTTGATCTGAATAATTTAAAGTTCTATTATAAACTTGCTTTTGCCGTAGTTCCGGCATTGGTTTTAGGTTATTTGTTTGATGATAAGATTGAAGCTGTTTTAGGAAATCAGATTGCCATTTCATCCGTTTTGGTATTGGGTGGGGTTGTGCTCTTATTTGCTGATCGATGGTTTAAAAATCCAAAAATTGATGATGAAAAAGGAATTACCATTAAGAATGCAGTAACCATCGGTTTCTGGCAATGTCTTGCGATGATGCCGGGAACGAGCCGGAGTGCAGCTTCTATTATTGGAGGGATGGCTCAGGGACTCACAAGAAAAGCGGCAGCTGAATTTTCATTCTTTCTGGCGGTTCCCACAATGTTGGCGGTTACCGTATATTCTGTCTTTGTGAAAACCTGGGGTAAGGAAACTCCAAACCCGCAGAAAGGATATGAAATGATTTTGGCTTCACAAGATCACATTATGATTTTTATTGTCGGAAATGTGGTGGCATTTATTGTGGCCCTAATAGCTATTAAAGCATTCATCGGAGTATTGAATAAATATGGTTTCAAACCTTGGGGTTGGTATCGTATTTTCGTTGGATTAGCTTTGTTGATTTATTTTTATTTTTTTAAATAA
- the rluF gene encoding 23S rRNA pseudouridine(2604) synthase RluF → MEKTRINKYLSEVGYCSRRAADKLLEEGRIKINGEIPELGTKVSDEDVVEVDGKPIREPQEEHVYIAFNKPVGIVCTTDSKREKNNIVDYINHPKRIFPIGRLDKPSEGLILLTSDGDIVNKILRAKNNHEKEYLVRVDKPINPRFLEKMRNGVPILDTVTRKCEVEKIDEMNFRIVLTQGLNRQIRRMCEHLGYEVKKLKRIRIMNIKLDLPVGKWRDLTENEFAELNKSLENSSKTF, encoded by the coding sequence ATGGAAAAAACACGTATTAATAAATATTTATCAGAAGTTGGATACTGCTCACGAAGAGCGGCAGATAAACTTTTGGAAGAAGGAAGGATAAAAATCAACGGAGAAATTCCTGAGTTAGGAACAAAAGTTTCCGATGAAGATGTGGTGGAAGTAGACGGAAAACCGATTCGCGAACCTCAGGAAGAACATGTTTATATTGCTTTTAATAAGCCCGTGGGGATTGTCTGTACCACAGATTCCAAACGCGAAAAAAATAATATTGTTGATTATATTAACCATCCCAAAAGAATTTTCCCGATTGGAAGGCTGGATAAACCCAGCGAAGGATTAATTCTTTTAACCAGCGACGGTGATATTGTCAATAAAATTCTAAGAGCTAAAAATAATCACGAAAAAGAATATTTGGTACGGGTAGATAAGCCGATTAATCCACGGTTTCTCGAAAAAATGAGAAATGGAGTTCCGATTTTAGATACGGTGACCCGAAAGTGTGAAGTAGAGAAAATAGATGAAATGAACTTCCGGATTGTACTTACCCAGGGTTTAAACCGCCAGATCCGACGGATGTGTGAGCATTTGGGGTACGAGGTAAAAAAACTGAAAAGAATTCGTATCATGAACATCAAGCTGGATCTTCCTGTCGGAAAATGGAGAGATCTGACGGAGAATGAATTTGCAGAACTTAATAAAAGCCTGGAAAATTCAAGTAAAACGTTTTAA
- the purE gene encoding 5-(carboxyamino)imidazole ribonucleotide mutase, which produces MVGIIMGSQSDLPIMEQAANFLKSLDIPYELTVVSAHRTPERMFDYAKTAQERGLKVIVAGAGGAAHLPGMVASCTTLPVIGVPILSSNSIDGWDSVLSILQMPGGIPVATVALNGALNAGILAAKIIGSADALVAENLQKYQESLKDKVLGTVDDIKAQHPNHFDQ; this is translated from the coding sequence ATGGTAGGAATTATTATGGGAAGTCAAAGCGACTTGCCGATCATGGAACAGGCTGCGAATTTTTTGAAATCTCTGGATATTCCTTATGAATTAACCGTAGTTTCAGCGCACAGAACGCCTGAAAGAATGTTTGATTATGCTAAAACAGCTCAGGAAAGAGGTTTAAAAGTAATCGTTGCCGGTGCCGGAGGTGCCGCGCATCTTCCGGGAATGGTGGCCAGCTGTACCACCTTACCTGTAATTGGAGTTCCTATTTTATCCAGTAATTCTATCGACGGATGGGATTCTGTTTTATCAATTCTTCAGATGCCGGGCGGAATTCCTGTGGCTACCGTTGCCCTGAACGGTGCTTTGAATGCCGGAATCTTAGCGGCAAAAATCATCGGAAGTGCAGATGCTCTTGTGGCTGAAAATCTTCAGAAATATCAGGAGTCTCTGAAGGATAAAGTGTTGGGAACGGTAGATGATATCAAGGCTCAGCATCCGAACCATTTTGATCAGTAA
- a CDS encoding cation:proton antiporter has product MTLLSIHNLSLPIEDPVLKFLLVLIIILAAPLLLNKIKVPHLLGLIIAGAVIGPNGFNVLARDSSIVVTGTTGLLYIMFLAGLEIDMGDFKKNKWKSLTFGLYTFIVPFILGYLGGYYILHFSVLTSVLFASLFSSHTLIAYPLVSKLGISKNLAVNITVGGTMITDILALLVLAIIVGMSQGDVGTEFWVKLSVSFIVFALIVLVIFPIIGRWFFKKVDDKISQYIFVLVMIYLAALLAELAGVEAIIGAFFAGLALNRLIPHTSSLMNRVEFVGNAIFIPFFLISVGMLIDFSVFFKSWETIEVAGIMLVASIGGKYLSAVATQKTFKLSKEEGKLIFGLSSASAAATLASVMVGYNIILSETETGEPVRLLNEHVLNGSILLILISCTISSFISMSSAQKIAESDNEDTVSGNNHEEENILLAINHEETVERMVNLGILIKAHSNTENLTALNVINEDKNESSVKNAEKLLHKATDSASAADVKIKTIKRYDNDVVNGINNVIKEQNITDLIIGLEDEKGFSPAFVYNLYNGYLQNDNANVLVYHAAQPLSTIKKYAVMIPENAHKEAGFFHALLRVWNIARNSGATIVFYTPENILSILQRIIKKANIEAEFIIMKTWRDGEKTASELKEDEALILFMAKKGMQSFIPQMRLIPELLNRKLHDNNYLLIYPFSDFDKDNSERRSVGNHDDFMEIGNVIKKIFK; this is encoded by the coding sequence ATGACATTGCTAAGCATACACAACCTGAGTCTTCCTATCGAAGATCCGGTACTGAAATTTCTATTGGTGTTGATTATTATTTTGGCAGCACCCCTTCTATTAAACAAAATAAAAGTTCCGCATCTGTTAGGATTAATTATTGCCGGAGCGGTTATTGGCCCCAACGGATTCAATGTTCTGGCGCGTGACAGCAGCATCGTGGTGACTGGGACAACGGGCCTTCTCTACATTATGTTTCTCGCCGGTCTGGAAATCGATATGGGAGATTTCAAAAAAAATAAATGGAAAAGCCTCACTTTTGGTCTTTATACCTTCATCGTTCCATTTATTTTAGGATATTTAGGCGGATATTATATTTTACATTTTTCCGTACTAACCTCGGTTCTTTTCGCCAGCTTATTTTCGTCTCACACCTTAATTGCTTATCCATTAGTTAGCAAATTGGGTATTTCTAAAAATCTAGCCGTTAATATTACCGTTGGCGGAACAATGATCACAGATATCCTTGCCCTATTGGTACTTGCCATTATTGTAGGAATGTCGCAGGGCGATGTAGGAACAGAATTTTGGGTTAAATTATCTGTATCATTTATTGTTTTCGCGTTAATTGTACTTGTTATTTTTCCGATTATTGGACGATGGTTTTTCAAAAAAGTAGACGACAAAATATCACAATATATATTTGTTTTAGTAATGATTTATTTGGCTGCACTTTTGGCGGAATTAGCCGGAGTTGAAGCCATTATCGGAGCATTTTTCGCAGGATTAGCCTTGAACAGACTGATTCCGCATACATCTTCTTTAATGAATCGTGTGGAATTTGTCGGAAACGCTATTTTCATTCCTTTCTTTCTGATCAGTGTCGGAATGTTGATCGATTTCAGTGTATTTTTCAAAAGCTGGGAAACCATAGAAGTAGCAGGAATTATGCTCGTTGCTTCCATTGGTGGAAAATATCTTTCAGCAGTGGCAACGCAAAAGACATTTAAATTGTCTAAAGAAGAAGGAAAACTTATTTTTGGATTAAGTTCTGCTTCAGCAGCGGCAACCTTAGCCTCGGTAATGGTTGGGTATAATATTATCCTTTCTGAAACTGAAACCGGAGAACCTGTAAGACTTTTGAATGAACATGTTCTAAACGGAAGTATTTTGTTGATATTAATTTCCTGTACCATCTCATCATTTATCTCCATGTCGAGTGCGCAGAAAATTGCAGAAAGTGACAATGAAGATACCGTTTCCGGGAACAATCATGAAGAAGAAAACATTCTTTTGGCAATCAACCACGAAGAAACTGTGGAAAGAATGGTCAACTTGGGAATTTTAATTAAAGCGCATTCCAATACAGAAAATCTTACCGCATTGAACGTGATTAATGAAGATAAAAATGAATCTTCGGTAAAAAATGCTGAAAAATTGTTACATAAAGCTACCGATTCAGCTTCTGCAGCCGACGTTAAAATCAAGACTATAAAAAGATATGACAATGATGTGGTAAACGGAATCAACAACGTTATTAAAGAACAAAATATCACAGATCTTATCATTGGTCTGGAAGATGAAAAAGGATTCTCGCCAGCATTCGTTTATAATCTTTATAATGGCTATCTTCAGAATGACAACGCTAATGTATTGGTTTACCATGCAGCGCAACCTCTTTCTACGATTAAGAAATATGCAGTGATGATTCCGGAAAATGCTCATAAAGAAGCTGGATTTTTCCATGCTTTGCTCAGGGTTTGGAATATTGCCCGAAATTCCGGAGCCACTATCGTTTTTTATACCCCGGAAAATATTCTGAGTATTTTACAGAGAATCATTAAAAAAGCCAATATTGAAGCCGAATTCATTATTATGAAAACCTGGAGAGATGGTGAAAAAACTGCTTCTGAATTAAAAGAAGATGAAGCGCTGATTCTCTTCATGGCAAAAAAAGGAATGCAGTCTTTTATTCCTCAAATGCGATTGATTCCGGAACTTTTAAACAGAAAGCTGCATGATAACAATTACCTTTTAATCTACCCTTTCTCAGATTTTGATAAAGATAATTCTGAAAGACGCTCTGTAGGAAATCACGATGATTTTATGGAAATCGGAAATGTGATTAAGAAAATTTTTAAATAA
- a CDS encoding 5-(carboxyamino)imidazole ribonucleotide synthase has translation MKIGILGGGQLGRMLIQEALKYDDQFYTLDPASDAPCHTISNFTQGNFNDYETVLNFGKDKDVVTIEIEHVNADALAELENQGIKVVPNSKIIKTIQQKILQKQFYKEHDIPSPEFEVMDGSSDEIKMPLPFVQKMNTGGYDGKGVQVIRTAEDMKNLWVEDSVIEKLVDIDKELSVIVARNENGETKIFPVTEMVADPKLNLLDFNVCPVYLLEEIEDQITAITEKFLAAVNSPGLFAIELFLDKEGKIWVNETAPRLHNSGHQSQEGNANSQFEQMYRVVKNLPLADTDAIVYSGMLNLVGAEGFSGKVIYEGMEDVLRLPETYVHLYGKTETKPGRKMGHINVLADSREELMEKLVQVKAMVRVIAE, from the coding sequence ATGAAAATAGGAATTTTAGGAGGAGGACAATTGGGAAGAATGCTGATTCAGGAAGCATTGAAATATGACGATCAGTTTTATACACTAGATCCGGCTTCTGATGCGCCTTGCCATACGATCTCTAACTTTACTCAAGGGAATTTTAATGACTATGAAACGGTTTTAAATTTCGGGAAAGATAAAGACGTGGTAACCATTGAAATTGAACACGTAAATGCAGACGCGTTGGCAGAATTGGAAAATCAGGGAATAAAAGTGGTTCCGAATTCAAAAATCATTAAAACGATTCAACAAAAAATCCTTCAAAAACAATTTTATAAAGAACACGATATTCCAAGTCCGGAATTTGAAGTGATGGACGGAAGTTCAGACGAAATAAAAATGCCACTGCCATTTGTACAAAAAATGAATACAGGCGGTTATGACGGAAAAGGCGTTCAGGTAATTCGTACTGCTGAGGATATGAAAAATCTTTGGGTTGAAGATTCTGTTATTGAAAAATTAGTAGACATCGACAAAGAACTTTCTGTAATCGTAGCAAGAAACGAAAACGGAGAAACCAAAATATTCCCGGTAACGGAAATGGTGGCAGATCCGAAACTGAATTTACTTGATTTCAATGTTTGTCCGGTTTATTTATTGGAAGAAATTGAAGATCAGATTACGGCTATTACTGAGAAATTTTTAGCTGCTGTGAATTCTCCGGGACTTTTTGCTATTGAGTTATTTTTAGATAAAGAAGGAAAAATCTGGGTGAATGAGACGGCTCCGAGATTGCACAATTCAGGACATCAAAGTCAGGAAGGAAATGCCAATTCTCAGTTTGAGCAGATGTATCGTGTGGTGAAAAATTTACCGTTGGCAGATACAGACGCGATTGTTTACAGCGGAATGCTGAATTTGGTAGGTGCGGAAGGATTCTCAGGAAAAGTAATTTATGAAGGCATGGAAGATGTGCTGAGATTGCCGGAAACCTATGTTCACCTTTACGGAAAAACAGAGACCAAGCCGGGAAGAAAAATGGGACATATTAACGTATTGGCCGATTCCAGAGAGGAATTGATGGAGAAGCTGGTGCAGGTGAAAGCGATGGTGAGAGTAATTGCGGAGTAA
- the truB gene encoding tRNA pseudouridine(55) synthase TruB encodes MTAEDLQSGHIFLLDKPLDWTSFQAVNKMKYKLKREFNLPKKFKIGHAGTLDPRATGLLIVCCGKFTKKIPEIQDAPKEYWTEIKIGVQTESYDTEKPEILHQDIAHITEEAVNTALEKFIGEIDQKPPVFSAIKIDGQRAYNLARAGEEVEMKSRKTTILYIKDVEINFPLVSFTVGCSKGTYIRSLAHDIGQELGVGAYLTQLRRTKIGDYKIEDATSDFLENEFRFENNI; translated from the coding sequence ATGACAGCTGAAGATCTGCAATCAGGACATATTTTTTTATTAGACAAGCCTTTGGATTGGACTTCATTTCAGGCAGTCAATAAAATGAAATATAAACTCAAAAGAGAGTTTAATTTACCTAAAAAATTTAAAATCGGGCATGCGGGAACATTAGATCCACGTGCAACCGGGCTTCTTATTGTTTGCTGCGGAAAATTTACCAAGAAAATCCCAGAAATACAGGATGCTCCCAAAGAATACTGGACCGAAATAAAGATTGGAGTTCAGACAGAATCTTACGACACCGAAAAGCCTGAAATTCTTCATCAGGATATTGCTCATATCACCGAAGAAGCGGTAAATACTGCTTTAGAGAAATTCATTGGTGAGATCGATCAGAAACCGCCTGTATTTTCAGCGATTAAGATTGATGGGCAAAGAGCTTACAATCTAGCCAGAGCGGGTGAGGAGGTTGAAATGAAATCCAGAAAAACGACTATTCTTTATATTAAAGATGTAGAAATCAATTTTCCATTGGTAAGTTTTACGGTGGGATGTTCTAAAGGTACTTATATCCGTAGTTTAGCTCATGATATTGGACAGGAATTAGGTGTTGGCGCTTATCTTACCCAATTGAGAAGAACGAAAATTGGAGATTATAAAATTGAAGATGCAACATCTGATTTTTTAGAAAACGAGTTCAGATTTGAAAATAATATATGA